The following are from one region of the Vibrio rarus genome:
- a CDS encoding O-antigen ligase family protein, which yields MTLSRKNNPPVVSSLILLVIAIFSFNLYLLPDKPVLLYDTKRLFVCALVIGVCLSLIFWAELRIRLVQRYMSASIGVRTLVATFFVLALIADLFGLYPNKGVVHYFYFIGLLFFTLCFSLERPSLKSFKLFGLIILCGFFSVFIGYSVATFWGDGATIRTILSYANPRFLNQVQVWLVIPSLYMVLVSKSRISYLFPVLNFAVMFALDARGLAVASIGGIILWALIDRKNRHEIIKIALFTLTIGLLISVIFLSPLPTYIMHGEGSRSLLDLRDNTANRWSLWYYGIEMSRFFGLGGDGYVCTSTQEIRPHNSVIYVLLNWGVIPALCYMALGLILFKQVIQEKRYRYRVIGLSLLTGLAYSLVSSVLDSPLSLLLACLFTGWFCGRTPLVKPVDYPRWVTGLLIIASLLSVLSVIYKASQRIKNDFYIHNEESVLRPQFWLGNNCPHHD from the coding sequence ATGACTCTATCAAGAAAAAATAATCCACCGGTAGTTAGCTCTCTCATATTGTTAGTGATTGCAATATTTAGTTTTAATTTGTACCTGCTACCAGATAAGCCGGTTTTGCTTTACGATACCAAACGCTTGTTTGTATGTGCCTTAGTTATAGGTGTTTGCTTAAGTCTCATTTTTTGGGCTGAGTTAAGGATTCGTTTAGTTCAAAGGTATATGAGTGCAAGTATTGGGGTTAGGACTTTAGTTGCTACGTTCTTTGTGTTAGCACTTATCGCTGATTTATTTGGACTTTACCCAAATAAGGGCGTCGTACATTACTTTTATTTTATTGGGTTGTTATTTTTTACTCTTTGTTTTTCTTTAGAGCGCCCATCCTTAAAGAGCTTTAAGCTGTTTGGCTTAATTATATTATGTGGTTTTTTCTCTGTTTTTATCGGTTACTCTGTAGCCACATTCTGGGGTGATGGTGCCACAATCCGAACTATTTTAAGTTATGCTAATCCACGGTTTTTGAATCAAGTACAAGTTTGGCTCGTCATTCCTAGCCTCTATATGGTGCTGGTTTCAAAGAGTAGGATTAGCTATCTGTTTCCAGTGTTAAATTTTGCAGTTATGTTTGCATTAGATGCGCGAGGTTTAGCTGTAGCTTCTATAGGCGGGATTATTTTATGGGCTCTTATTGATAGAAAAAACCGTCATGAGATCATAAAAATAGCCTTATTTACTCTTACCATTGGCTTATTGATATCAGTAATATTTTTGTCCCCTTTGCCTACCTATATCATGCATGGAGAGGGGTCTCGCTCATTACTTGATTTAAGGGATAATACAGCAAATAGATGGTCTCTGTGGTATTACGGAATTGAAATGTCGAGGTTTTTTGGCTTGGGTGGCGATGGTTATGTGTGCACATCAACCCAAGAGATCAGGCCCCATAACTCGGTAATATATGTATTACTAAATTGGGGAGTAATTCCGGCGCTTTGTTATATGGCTCTTGGGCTGATTTTATTCAAACAAGTCATACAAGAAAAACGTTATCGCTATCGTGTTATTGGTTTAAGTTTATTAACAGGATTGGCATATAGCTTAGTTTCCAGTGTTTTAGATTCTCCTTTGAGCTTGTTGTTAGCCTGCCTATTTACGGGTTGGTTTTGTGGTAGAACGCCCTTAGTTAAGCCAGTGGATTATCCGCGTTGGGTGACAGGGTTATTAATCATTGCTTCTCTATTGTCGGTGTTGTCTGTTATCTATAAAGCATCACAGCGTATTAAAAATGATTTTTACATACATAATGAAGAAAGTGTATTGCGACCACAGTTTTGGCTGGGGAATAATTGCCCGCACCATGATTAA
- a CDS encoding cytochrome c-type biogenesis protein → MKKWLIAGFVSIMVSVSAYAVIEVHEFDTPQQEQQFHELNQTLRCPKCQNNTIGDSNAELALDLRQKVYEMTKEGQSKQDIIDYMVARYGNFVTYNPPFTLATAILWLGPLCVVVIGFTFILTRSRRKPAKVSNTKTLSDEEQQRLDALLKNDDGDNK, encoded by the coding sequence ATGAAAAAGTGGTTAATAGCCGGTTTCGTTTCCATCATGGTGAGCGTATCAGCTTATGCTGTAATAGAAGTGCATGAGTTTGATACCCCGCAGCAAGAGCAGCAGTTTCATGAGTTAAATCAAACCCTGCGTTGCCCTAAGTGCCAAAACAATACTATTGGTGATTCCAATGCAGAACTGGCTTTGGATCTTCGACAAAAAGTCTATGAAATGACCAAGGAAGGGCAATCAAAGCAAGATATCATTGATTATATGGTGGCTCGTTATGGCAACTTTGTCACCTACAATCCTCCCTTTACTCTCGCAACGGCCATTTTATGGCTTGGCCCTTTGTGTGTAGTAGTGATTGGTTTCACTTTTATCCTTACCCGAAGTCGACGTAAACCTGCAAAGGTATCTAACACCAAGACCTTGAGTGATGAAGAACAGCAACGCCTTGATGCCTTGCTTAAAAACGACGATGGAGACAACAAATAA
- a CDS encoding DsbE family thiol:disulfide interchange protein, with protein MNRKVLFVPLVVFLLLAAVFATQLNKNAGGDDPTKLESVLIGKKVPLFTLEDLETPGLQHDQAIFTGQPLLLNVWATWCPTCYAEHQYLNELSAQGVKIIGLNYKDDRAKAIKWLQELGNPYVVSLFDGKGMLGLDLGVYGAPETFLIDAQGVIRYRHVGDVNGQNWSEKLGPMYQKMLDEVKS; from the coding sequence ATGAATAGAAAAGTATTATTTGTCCCTCTGGTGGTGTTTTTGCTGTTGGCGGCGGTATTTGCCACTCAGCTCAACAAAAATGCTGGCGGTGACGATCCCACAAAGTTGGAGTCGGTGTTAATTGGCAAAAAAGTGCCACTATTTACGCTTGAGGATTTAGAAACCCCAGGCTTGCAGCACGACCAAGCTATTTTTACAGGCCAACCATTGCTGCTTAATGTCTGGGCAACATGGTGCCCAACCTGTTATGCGGAGCATCAATACTTAAATGAACTCTCCGCACAAGGGGTGAAAATCATCGGTTTGAATTATAAAGATGACCGAGCCAAAGCCATTAAGTGGTTGCAAGAACTGGGCAATCCTTATGTGGTGAGTTTGTTTGATGGTAAAGGAATGTTAGGACTTGATCTTGGCGTGTACGGCGCTCCAGAAACCTTTTTAATTGATGCGCAAGGTGTGATTCGTTATCGCCATGTCGGTGACGTTAACGGACAAAACTGGAGTGAAAAGCTAGGTCCTATGTACCAGAAGATGTTGGATGAGGTGAAATCATGA
- the ccmA gene encoding cytochrome c biogenesis heme-transporting ATPase CcmA has product MLQVKELSAIRDERILFEKLSFTVGAGDLVQIEGRNGTGKTTLLRIIAGLGDKESGDVQWKHHSIFSDRDSFHQDLLFLGHQTGIKRDLSAFENLSFYLQISDQSYTQEQVWQALTKVGLAGREDIPVAQLSAGQQRRVALARLWLSKHPLWILDEPLTAIDKQGVKVLEQLFLQHIEHGGMVLLTTHQDLFTDNSQLRKIRLGQ; this is encoded by the coding sequence ATGCTGCAGGTTAAAGAATTATCCGCAATTAGAGATGAACGAATTCTATTTGAGAAGCTCTCCTTTACTGTAGGGGCGGGGGATCTGGTGCAAATAGAAGGGCGTAATGGTACGGGTAAGACCACCTTATTACGCATAATTGCTGGGTTAGGGGATAAAGAAAGTGGTGATGTGCAATGGAAGCATCATTCTATTTTCTCTGATCGAGACAGTTTTCATCAAGACCTGCTATTTCTTGGCCATCAAACGGGCATTAAACGCGATCTAAGTGCGTTTGAAAACCTCTCTTTCTATCTGCAAATCAGTGACCAGTCATATACTCAAGAGCAAGTGTGGCAAGCGTTAACTAAAGTGGGTTTAGCCGGTCGGGAAGATATTCCCGTGGCACAATTATCTGCAGGGCAACAACGTCGCGTAGCACTGGCGAGGCTTTGGTTAAGTAAGCACCCACTATGGATTCTTGATGAGCCACTGACTGCTATAGATAAGCAGGGGGTTAAGGTACTCGAACAGTTATTCCTACAGCATATTGAGCACGGCGGTATGGTGCTTCTGACCACCCACCAAGATTTGTTTACCGATAACAGTCAGCTACGAAAAATAAGGCTAGGCCAATAA
- a CDS encoding heme ABC transporter permease, with amino-acid sequence MWKWLHPYAKPEATYNLCGKLQPWFVGFAVCCLAIGTVWGLAFAPSDYQQGDSFRIIYIHVPSAIWSMGAYMSMAIAAFIGLVWQLRLASIAALAMAPVGAIFTFIALLTGAIWGKPMWGTWWVWDARLTSELVLLFLYLGVIGLYHAFDDQKTAAKAAGILAVVGVINLPIIHFSVEWWNTLHQGATITQFAKPSISNDMLWPLLLNIFGFAFFLGAVTLIRFRTAILQKEGHRPWVQQLAKRTFINR; translated from the coding sequence ATGTGGAAGTGGCTCCATCCTTACGCAAAACCTGAAGCAACGTATAACTTGTGTGGAAAACTGCAACCTTGGTTTGTGGGCTTTGCTGTCTGCTGCCTTGCGATAGGCACAGTATGGGGGCTTGCGTTTGCCCCGAGTGATTATCAACAAGGTGACAGCTTCCGCATTATTTATATTCATGTGCCGTCTGCTATATGGTCCATGGGCGCTTATATGTCCATGGCTATTGCCGCATTTATCGGCCTAGTTTGGCAGTTGCGCTTGGCCAGTATTGCCGCGTTAGCCATGGCACCTGTAGGGGCGATATTTACCTTTATTGCTCTGTTAACCGGGGCTATTTGGGGTAAACCTATGTGGGGCACTTGGTGGGTTTGGGATGCACGCTTAACCTCTGAATTGGTATTGCTGTTTCTTTATCTCGGTGTTATCGGTTTATATCATGCCTTTGATGACCAAAAAACAGCGGCTAAAGCGGCCGGTATTTTGGCTGTGGTTGGCGTTATTAATTTACCGATTATCCATTTCTCAGTGGAGTGGTGGAACACCCTTCATCAAGGCGCCACCATTACTCAGTTTGCTAAACCGTCTATTTCCAACGATATGTTGTGGCCGTTATTACTGAACATCTTTGGCTTTGCTTTCTTTTTAGGCGCCGTCACGCTCATTCGTTTTAGAACCGCAATTTTGCAAAAAGAGGGTCATCGACCTTGGGTGCAACAATTGGCTAAACGTACTTTTATTAATAGGTAA
- the ccmB gene encoding heme exporter protein CcmB, with the protein MLMHMWSIIRRELLIAFRRRADIFNPLWFFIIVITLFPLGIGPEPKLLMRIAPGIVWVAALLAALLSLERLFRDDYQDGALEQLMLMPLPLPLVVIAKVIAHWILTGLPLILISPLLAVLLSLDWQSWIAVLMTLLLGTPTLSFLGAIGVALTVGLQKGGVLLSLLILPLYIPVLIFATSAIDAAGLGVAYNGQLAVLAAILLGSITLTPFATSAALRVSVN; encoded by the coding sequence ATGTTAATGCATATGTGGTCCATCATTCGTCGTGAACTGTTGATCGCCTTTAGGCGACGAGCGGATATTTTTAACCCTCTGTGGTTTTTCATCATAGTCATTACTCTATTCCCATTAGGCATTGGCCCTGAGCCTAAGCTATTGATGCGCATAGCTCCTGGCATTGTGTGGGTGGCGGCATTGCTGGCGGCGTTACTCTCTCTTGAACGCTTATTTCGCGATGACTATCAAGATGGAGCACTGGAACAACTGATGCTCATGCCGTTGCCGTTGCCACTAGTGGTTATAGCCAAAGTGATTGCCCATTGGATATTGACCGGCCTGCCTCTTATCTTAATTAGCCCTTTACTTGCGGTACTGCTGAGCTTGGATTGGCAGTCGTGGATTGCGGTATTGATGACGTTATTACTTGGTACACCGACTTTAAGCTTTCTCGGTGCCATTGGGGTAGCGCTGACTGTGGGGCTGCAAAAAGGCGGTGTTTTACTTAGCTTATTGATCTTACCGCTCTATATTCCAGTACTTATTTTTGCCACGTCCGCTATTGATGCTGCGGGCCTTGGCGTGGCTTATAACGGTCAGCTCGCGGTGTTAGCCGCCATTTTGCTGGGTTCGATAACATTAACTCCCTTCGCAACGAGTGCAGCGTTGCGAGTATCGGTCAATTAA
- the ccmI gene encoding c-type cytochrome biogenesis protein CcmI, which translates to MTLFWIATFIIVLFSAALIVIPLIRKQAVNDAERRDELNKAIFKERVAELAVEDDEGIVVDKDELIVDLKQALLDDIPQNQQLASTTLASPLLVAIVSAVLLLGVSYGFYAKFGAIEKVQHWQEVSANLPALSQKLMGANGESLTDDEMDDLTLALRTSLHKNSDDATGWLLLGRIGLANRDIPTAIGAMKRARQLEPDNADVQLGLAQAMTLSNDEVDHLEAERLLHDLLRKDYVDLRVFSLLAFSAFEKSDYAGAIRYWRTMQQLIGPEDGRYEMLERSINSARDKLVGTSQPMAEGVVRIDISLDSRVTLPAQGVLIVSVHGADGSAMPIAAARYDLGAFPRMIMMDDGNSMLEGNKLSNLEQFIVRARIDTDGNVATKGGDWYGESAITAKGDDVTLVIDSQY; encoded by the coding sequence ATGACGTTGTTTTGGATAGCTACCTTCATTATTGTGCTGTTTTCCGCAGCGTTAATAGTGATACCACTAATAAGAAAACAAGCGGTGAATGATGCCGAGCGCCGTGATGAGTTAAACAAAGCCATCTTCAAAGAGCGAGTGGCGGAGTTAGCGGTGGAAGATGATGAAGGCATAGTGGTGGATAAAGACGAGCTGATCGTCGATCTGAAACAAGCCTTGTTGGATGATATTCCGCAAAATCAACAATTGGCTTCTACCACACTGGCTTCTCCACTATTGGTGGCCATAGTGTCAGCGGTGTTGTTGCTTGGAGTATCCTACGGCTTTTATGCTAAATTTGGTGCTATAGAGAAAGTACAGCATTGGCAAGAAGTCAGTGCTAACTTACCGGCGCTGAGCCAAAAACTAATGGGAGCCAATGGTGAGTCATTAACGGATGATGAAATGGATGACCTGACCTTAGCCCTGAGAACTAGCCTGCATAAAAACAGCGATGATGCTACGGGTTGGCTATTATTAGGACGCATAGGTTTGGCCAATCGTGATATCCCAACAGCCATTGGCGCCATGAAGCGTGCTAGACAGTTAGAGCCAGATAATGCCGATGTGCAGTTGGGCTTAGCACAAGCCATGACCCTATCAAATGATGAAGTGGATCATTTAGAAGCGGAACGCTTATTGCACGATTTACTGCGTAAGGACTATGTGGATCTAAGAGTGTTCTCACTATTGGCATTTAGTGCTTTTGAAAAATCGGACTACGCAGGAGCCATTCGTTATTGGCGCACCATGCAGCAGTTAATTGGCCCTGAAGATGGTCGCTATGAAATGCTTGAACGTAGCATTAATAGTGCTAGAGATAAGTTAGTGGGGACTTCGCAACCTATGGCTGAAGGTGTCGTGCGGATTGATATCTCCCTTGATAGCCGTGTCACGCTTCCTGCACAAGGCGTGTTGATAGTGTCTGTACATGGAGCCGATGGCTCTGCAATGCCCATTGCTGCTGCTCGTTATGATCTAGGGGCTTTTCCTCGTATGATCATGATGGATGATGGCAACAGTATGCTAGAAGGCAATAAATTGTCTAATTTAGAACAGTTTATTGTACGGGCTCGCATTGATACTGATGGAAATGTCGCCACTAAAGGCGGTGATTGGTATGGTGAAAGTGCGATTACGGCTAAGGGAGACGATGTAACTTTAGTTATAGATAGTCAATACTAG
- a CDS encoding heme lyase CcmF/NrfE family subunit: protein MIAELGHFALIVSLAMAVLLSVLPLWGAAKNNALLMNTSRPLSWGMFILLAISFYILCWSFYHNDFTLQYVANNSNSNLPWYYRITAVWGAHEGSLLLWVLIQAAWTVAVATFSKGMPQESVARVLAVMGLIMVGFLLFIIVTSNPFDRTLPYFPVDGRDLNPLLQDPGLIIHPPMLYMGYVGFSVAFSFAIASLMTGRLDTAWARWSRPWTIAAWSFLTVGISLGSWWAYYELGWGGWWFWDPVENASFMPWLAGTALMHSLAVTEKRGTFKAWTVLLAISAFSLSLLGTFLVRSGILVSVHSFASDPARGMFILAFLVFIIGGSLLLFALKGSSVRVRGNFDLISRENALLSNNVLLIAALVVVLVGTLLPLIHKQIGLGSVSIGAPFFNTLFTWLMVPFAFLLGIGPLMRWKRDTLAKLKKPLLISGVASLLLGAGFVFLLAERFTGLAYLGWVMALWIICLHGYELHQRATHRHSFAIGITRLPRSHWAMMFAHIGLAVSVIGIAMVQNYSIERDVRLAPGESFKIEGYNFYFDQLRDNDGPNYDGYIADFDVTKDGKHINTLHAEKRFYTTARSMMTEAAIDAGVTRDLYIALGEKLDDDISWAVRIYYKPFVRWIWAGSLLMALGGAIAISDRRYRFRNKAAKKES, encoded by the coding sequence ATGATTGCTGAGTTAGGCCATTTTGCCCTTATCGTTTCGCTGGCGATGGCGGTATTGTTAAGTGTGCTCCCTTTGTGGGGGGCGGCTAAAAACAACGCCTTATTAATGAACACCTCTAGACCATTGTCTTGGGGCATGTTTATCCTGCTAGCGATATCGTTTTACATTTTGTGTTGGTCTTTTTATCACAACGATTTTACGCTGCAATACGTTGCTAACAACTCTAACAGTAATTTACCTTGGTACTATCGCATTACTGCGGTGTGGGGGGCGCACGAAGGCTCCCTTTTATTATGGGTATTGATTCAGGCAGCTTGGACTGTTGCGGTGGCGACCTTTAGTAAAGGCATGCCTCAAGAGTCTGTGGCGAGAGTGCTGGCGGTCATGGGCCTCATTATGGTCGGGTTTTTGCTGTTTATTATTGTGACATCCAATCCCTTTGATCGAACCTTGCCCTATTTCCCTGTCGATGGTCGTGATTTAAATCCATTACTGCAAGACCCCGGACTCATCATACATCCTCCTATGTTGTATATGGGGTATGTGGGCTTCTCGGTGGCGTTTTCTTTTGCTATTGCCTCCTTAATGACCGGGCGTCTAGATACCGCATGGGCACGTTGGTCTCGTCCTTGGACCATTGCCGCTTGGTCATTCCTAACCGTCGGTATTTCTCTTGGTTCATGGTGGGCTTATTATGAATTGGGCTGGGGCGGTTGGTGGTTCTGGGATCCCGTGGAAAATGCCTCCTTTATGCCTTGGCTTGCGGGCACCGCGTTAATGCACTCATTAGCTGTAACAGAAAAACGCGGCACCTTTAAGGCTTGGACCGTATTGTTAGCGATTTCGGCGTTCTCTTTGAGTTTGCTAGGCACCTTCTTAGTGCGTTCTGGCATTTTAGTGTCGGTACACTCTTTTGCCTCTGATCCAGCGCGAGGCATGTTTATTCTCGCCTTCCTCGTCTTTATCATTGGCGGTTCATTACTGCTGTTTGCATTGAAGGGATCATCGGTACGTGTGCGGGGTAATTTTGATTTAATTTCCCGTGAAAACGCCTTACTTTCTAATAATGTGTTGCTCATTGCTGCTTTAGTGGTGGTGTTAGTCGGCACTTTATTACCCCTTATTCATAAACAAATCGGTTTAGGTTCGGTGTCCATTGGTGCGCCGTTCTTTAATACTTTATTTACTTGGTTAATGGTGCCGTTCGCCTTCCTATTGGGCATTGGTCCTTTGATGCGCTGGAAGCGCGATACCCTAGCTAAGCTGAAAAAACCATTGTTAATCAGTGGCGTCGCGTCGCTATTGTTAGGTGCCGGCTTCGTATTCCTGCTTGCAGAGCGCTTTACTGGTCTAGCTTATCTTGGTTGGGTGATGGCGCTGTGGATTATCTGTTTGCATGGTTATGAACTACACCAAAGAGCCACGCACCGTCATAGCTTTGCTATCGGCATTACGCGCCTACCAAGAAGCCACTGGGCGATGATGTTTGCTCATATTGGTTTGGCGGTATCAGTGATCGGCATTGCTATGGTGCAAAACTACAGTATTGAACGTGATGTGCGTTTAGCACCAGGTGAAAGCTTCAAAATTGAAGGTTATAACTTCTACTTTGACCAACTCAGAGACAATGATGGCCCGAACTATGATGGCTACATTGCAGATTTTGATGTCACTAAAGATGGCAAGCACATCAATACCTTACATGCAGAAAAACGCTTCTATACCACGGCACGTAGTATGATGACTGAAGCCGCCATTGATGCTGGGGTGACGCGAGATCTCTATATCGCTCTAGGTGAAAAACTTGATGATGATATTTCTTGGGCAGTACGAATTTACTATAAACCTTTTGTACGCTGGATTTGGGCAGGCAGCTTATTGATGGCGCTGGGTGGCGCAATTGCCATTAGTGACCGTCGTTACCGTTTTCGCAATAAAGCCGCGAAAAAGGAGTCGTAA
- a CDS encoding OmpA family protein, which translates to MKLFVAVWGLGISAFSVQAVDLAVNNQIDQLCSTENMVIKHSVSIGQAYAVAGNRAQHYQIQPSLNDEQKSKLKTTPISLETECFEYLNSNNLLQVDSNGVVARVYFNFDQSDLTDTSKLTLTALAQHLKDLNEVPKLDVIGHTDNIGSDEYNKKLAAHRAKTSKVYLVENHITKEILSTHSASFSHPIQDNATEQGRAANRRVEIKISDPS; encoded by the coding sequence ATGAAATTATTCGTTGCTGTATGGGGTCTCGGTATTTCAGCCTTTAGTGTGCAAGCGGTCGATTTAGCGGTGAATAACCAGATAGATCAATTGTGCTCTACCGAAAATATGGTGATTAAGCATTCAGTTAGTATCGGGCAGGCTTATGCTGTGGCAGGGAACCGGGCACAGCATTATCAAATTCAGCCGTCATTAAATGATGAGCAGAAATCCAAATTAAAAACCACACCTATCTCATTAGAAACGGAGTGTTTTGAGTATTTAAATAGCAATAACCTTTTACAAGTTGACTCAAATGGGGTGGTTGCTCGAGTCTATTTTAACTTTGATCAAAGTGATTTAACCGATACGTCAAAGCTTACTTTAACTGCGCTAGCTCAGCATTTAAAAGACCTTAATGAGGTGCCTAAGTTAGATGTGATTGGTCATACTGATAATATAGGCAGCGATGAGTACAACAAAAAACTAGCAGCGCATCGTGCAAAAACCAGTAAAGTGTATTTGGTTGAGAATCATATTACCAAAGAGATACTGTCTACCCACTCGGCCAGTTTTTCTCACCCCATACAAGATAATGCCACTGAGCAGGGACGAGCTGCTAACCGCAGAGTTGAGATAAAGATCTCCGATCCATCTTAA
- the ccmD gene encoding heme exporter protein CcmD: protein MHFDSFSDFLLMGGYAFYVWAAFIITFGALGLIFFVSCLENKAALKEVNNKMARQARIDAAKNMENTL, encoded by the coding sequence ATGCATTTTGATTCCTTTTCTGATTTTTTGTTAATGGGAGGCTATGCCTTCTATGTATGGGCGGCCTTTATCATTACTTTTGGCGCTTTGGGTTTAATTTTTTTCGTTAGTTGCCTTGAAAACAAAGCAGCTTTAAAAGAAGTGAATAATAAAATGGCGCGTCAAGCACGTATTGATGCGGCTAAAAATATGGAGAACACGCTATGA
- the ccmE gene encoding cytochrome c maturation protein CcmE: MNPRRKKRMGLIVALLVGLGATVGLMLYALNQNMDLFYTPTEIVNGKANGEKPEIGQRLRIGGMVVAGTVSRDSESLQVSFDVADVGPAVTVTYDGILPDLFREGQGIVAQGVLTDSHTVAAFEVLAKHDEEYMPPEIAEAMEVVHEPLEYTQEQKQGSGQ; encoded by the coding sequence ATGAATCCTAGACGTAAAAAGAGGATGGGCTTAATTGTCGCTCTGTTGGTGGGTTTGGGGGCAACCGTTGGTTTGATGCTGTACGCCTTGAATCAAAACATGGATCTATTTTATACACCTACAGAAATTGTTAATGGCAAGGCGAATGGCGAAAAGCCGGAAATTGGCCAGCGATTGCGCATTGGCGGCATGGTGGTTGCTGGTACGGTTTCTCGTGATTCAGAGTCTCTACAAGTGTCGTTTGATGTGGCCGATGTAGGCCCTGCGGTTACCGTTACCTATGATGGCATTTTGCCGGATCTGTTTCGTGAAGGACAAGGGATTGTGGCGCAAGGTGTGTTAACAGACAGTCACACTGTGGCGGCCTTTGAAGTACTGGCTAAACACGATGAAGAATATATGCCACCGGAAATTGCCGAAGCGATGGAAGTGGTTCACGAGCCTCTTGAATATACTCAAGAACAAAAACAAGGAAGTGGTCAATGA
- a CDS encoding LysR family transcriptional regulator gives MIEAIEAFILAAENNSFSLAAKKLGKSQSAVSQLIHNLEIDLDYELFARKGRFISLNDNGQALLKQARLVKAQYSRFVTHAEQLKTNQKQRIYIGIDPLLCPKNTTRLIQQFEVTFSSVEVHLTYRDSRSLNALLLSRELDIVIGSDDAFLPSSEFHTEHVGVVENVWIAEEGALARINSAEQLFELSSYRYLIPPQFETESLKAITDIASVWRIDDIHTLFKMCESGSNIACIPQNALAILSQYDNLRVINSRLLPKVKKGIALSWCLDTRTAPFCHWLSQSIQRKVVGSVVSRCLESA, from the coding sequence ATGATTGAAGCAATTGAAGCATTCATATTAGCTGCAGAGAATAATTCCTTTAGTCTTGCTGCAAAAAAGTTAGGAAAAAGCCAGTCGGCGGTGAGTCAACTTATCCATAATCTTGAGATAGATTTAGACTATGAGTTATTTGCTCGAAAAGGGCGCTTTATTTCGCTGAACGATAATGGGCAGGCTTTGCTCAAGCAAGCTCGCTTGGTTAAAGCGCAATATAGCCGTTTTGTGACTCATGCTGAGCAATTAAAAACAAATCAGAAACAGCGTATTTATATTGGTATTGATCCACTGTTGTGTCCAAAGAATACCACTCGTTTGATTCAGCAGTTTGAGGTGACGTTCTCTTCTGTAGAAGTGCATCTTACATATCGAGATAGTCGATCTCTGAATGCGTTACTGTTATCAAGAGAGTTAGATATTGTGATTGGCAGTGATGATGCGTTTTTACCCTCATCAGAGTTTCATACTGAGCATGTGGGCGTTGTGGAAAATGTGTGGATTGCTGAAGAAGGGGCATTGGCACGTATTAACTCCGCAGAGCAACTGTTTGAATTGAGCTCTTATCGCTATTTGATCCCCCCTCAATTTGAAACTGAGTCGTTAAAAGCCATCACAGATATTGCTTCAGTATGGCGCATAGATGACATACATACCTTGTTTAAAATGTGTGAGTCAGGGTCAAACATTGCCTGCATACCGCAAAATGCATTGGCCATTTTGTCGCAATATGACAATTTGCGAGTCATCAATTCTCGTTTGTTGCCGAAAGTGAAAAAGGGCATTGCTTTGAGTTGGTGTCTTGATACGCGAACGGCCCCTTTCTGTCACTGGCTTAGCCAGTCCATTCAAAGAAAAGTGGTGGGCAGTGTGGTGTCTCGTTGCTTAGAGAGTGCCTAG